ACTGGTATAGCAGGACTTGGAGCATACTTAGAGCCACTGACCCCACAGTTGAGGAGAATGAGCTGTGCCTTTTGTGACCTCAGATTCTCCCAAGTTCCCAGGACAGCTCCAAAATCCTCAGTGATGCTCTGAAAAGAGGTTCTTAAAATTACGTTTTCAGAGTGATCAGTTTCTTAGGACTTGGGGGGCTTCATCCAGAAGCTGTATTGAGACCTTGAAACATGAGGGAAGGTCCaagatcttaatattttctctaagATTCTAAGGCTGGTAATCTCAGGAGGTAGGTCACGTGGGCCATGGACCCACCACAACCCAGTCCCTGCATGAGAGAACAACTGTTACCTGGAGCAGGGACCAAGAATGGGTGTGTGGGATTGGATTTCAGACCTGGTTGTGTCTATACAGTGGCCTAAGCAAATGCAGCACATTGACTTTGTGTGGTTTCAGCAGGCAGGGGCCTGAGAATGTGAGGGTGTAAGGAGAGGAAAGAGTAGGTGGGAAGAAAGCCCACTATCTGATGACTGTTGAGATTTTTACTTTTCATCAAAATCTGGGGAGAAAACAGAAGACATTGTCAGACATGTTTGCAGTTCTGTGCagatttttaccatttttttgaCTATGCCGTTTGAGATTACTTCATAAAtgtttcttcctccctcattGCTTCAACATTTCTGGCAAGTGTACCTTTCCAGTCCCCTCCCACAAGTGGCCCTCTTTGCTTGGTGACTGTAACCCCCTACCAGCCTCCATGGCAGTCTGGAAAGTCCAGTAGGCACTGCCTCTTATGGAAGGCCTCTAGCAGGGCCTGGCCTTCTGCTCTCCCACATTGGAGTGGCAAGGACCTCCTCAGGGAGCTGGCATTGGACATGGGCTGTCTGTTCCACTCATGGGATGGCAAGGAAAGTTCCACTTGTAATCAGCTGGGAAGTGGGTCCCCCCTTCAACCATTCTAAGTTCTGTAACACTTGCTAATATGGTGGTTTGATGGTcagtatcttttttctttcttagtgatTAGTACAGTTACAGTGTGCCTTAAAATCGATAGCACCCTAAATGCTGTGACACTCCagcaataataaacaaaataaattccagCCAagtgtggcagtgcatgcctgtaatcccaccacttaggAGACCGAGGCAGAGGATCACTGCAGATTGGAGGCccatctgggctacatagtaaggccagcctagactagaTCACACAGTGCAGtttaaaacaacagtaacaaaacacTGGTCTTCTATTGCTCCTCAGCCTTTTGGCCAAAATTTGTCTTCTGCTCTGATACCCATCCAGATGTGTTCAGAAACTGGTGTGGACAGTGTTGAGCCAGCCTGGTCCTTCTCTAGGCACTCTGCCTACCCGTCTACAATTTCATGTGCAAATAATGGAAAGCTAAAAATGAGCCCTAGATCATGAGCCTTGAAGGTACCAACGGGTCCCCATCCTCTTCGGTGCTGCCTGTGACTTCTGGACAGTCCACAGCACCTCAAGCATTTACCTGCTGTCCAGTCCTGATAAGTAGACTAGCGTGGGGTACAGTAGGGTACTTGAGAAAGTCCAAATGGGCAGCCCACCTACAATATACCGGTTCTTGTATTCTGGGATTATTGAGTTAGCATCTTTGGAGCAAAAATATGTTACACAGCTTCCCACCCACCTGGGTCCCAGAACAACCTGGGAATTTTGCTGTCTAGTAATACAGTGCTTTTTGTCTAGGAAGTGGGAAACACCAAGGAACATGTCACATGGCTTTTTGGAACATCAATGTTCTGGTAGCCATGGCATAGGCAGAGGTGCTCAAGTCAGACCCGTAGGCCAGAGAAGGTCAAGTAACACTAAGGAGACCTTGAAACCTGGCCAtctgggaactcacagagctttTGATCTCTTCAACAGCCATGTCCAAATCTGCTGTGAAGATATCCCTGGACTTACTCTCCAACCCACTGTGTGAACAGGACCAGGACTTTCTGAACATGGTGACAGCCCTAGACACAGCTATGAAACGGATGGATGCCTTCAACCAGGAGAAGGTGACTAGGTCTTGTTGCCAGTGGCCAGTGCTCGCCCCTTTCCTCATGGTCCTGCCTAGATGCAGTCCCATAGGTTGTAAGTGGTGATGCTGGGCTTCAGCCTTCTAAGCCCCTGATATACCCAGCTCAGCTAttcccagaccaggctggtcagtTGCCCATGTCTCCTCTGTGAGGCATGTCATTGAGGAGCCACAGTGAAGCCAGGAGGTGCTTACAGCAACTGCTCTGCAGGGCAGCTCTGCTCACCCACCCCTCCACACTGAGCAAAGCCATTACAAACCTATGCCAGTAGAGCTGACAGGGaaagcctggccttgaccccatCCTAGGTGTGACCCTCAGGGTCCCTGGTTGCCCTCTCCACCTCCTGCAGAAAATGGATACTGTGTTGCctatcccaccccatcccctcttGCCCAGCTCTCAGGATTCTGGCTTCTAGGAACCTGGGGCCTCCTCTTTGGAGAAGAGTCTAGATCTCCCAGTTTGGATGTCATTTAATTCTTCTTCTGACAGGTGAACCAGATCCAAAAGACAGTGATTGAACCCCTGAAAAAGTAAGTAGTTTATCCAAGGAAATGGGCCTCAGGGCACTTGTGGGAAACACTGATCTGCTAGCCACTTGGGAACCAAGGGGCAATCTAGCAGCATGTTTCCAGCGTCCCATGACAAGGAGCAGCAGGAACACCAGCCATGCATCATGTCCCATGGTTGAGGCTCCTGGCCGTTCCAGAACACCAGCACTGCCTAGTCAACCTATAGGGGAAGAGGGCCGCTAATGTCTGTGGTGCCAGACACTGCCCTGGTGGTCTTTCGGCCCCTTCCTCTTTGCCTCTGGTTGGGCCCCGTGAGGCCCAACGCTGGCTGATTTCAACTAGCAGAGATCCCGGCCAGCACTCAGCAGACATGAGCAAGGCCTTTCATCTCGCAGCCGGCCTGGAATGCAGCTGCTTGCAGCGCTCTGCTTTGGAAACGTGGGGGTGGCCGCACATGGGGAAGGgcgcagcagtagcagcagccaCCGCATCCTGCCTGGGAAGGTCCCCTCCTTGTGACCTGTGAGAGCAAGGAGTCTGTGGGACTCCGCCTTTAGTTCTGCAGGCCCTGGGCAAGGGTGAGACAGGCTTGTCCTATGGGTCCCCAGGGGAGGAGGCTGGCCCAAGCCTTGCCTTGAAGCTTCTGAGTGCTTCCTCTCTGCTGGCCTCTCCCAGCCTGTGCTGACCTAGAAAGGCTGCTGCTCTGCGCCAGCAGCTGCACTTTATTACCTCTTCTGTGGTGGTCCCTGGCAGTTGCCTTGCCAGGGCTGGGCAATGAGCCTCTGCTTCATTATCATTAGGCCAAGATCAAGCTGGAGGGAGATGAAGAGCAGTTTTTGATCCTACAGTCTTTGGGTGTTGGGGAGTGCTGTTATTCCTTCCCAGTTCAGGTCTGGGTGTGGGATTAGGAAAAGCTCTCCTAGCCTGGTTCGCACTGCTTCCCAATACTGGACCTGCAGACCACCTGCATCTACCATAAGGCCAAGCCTGGCCCATGCTCACCACCCCAGCCTCATCAGCTTGGGCTCTCAAACCCCTGCCTCCTAATCAGAGCCCATCCCCAAACTACAGGACCTGCATGGGGACCTTAGTGCAGAAGGAGCCGTTCATTTGGTCTGGTCTCCAAGACAGGTTCAGAGCTGGGTGGAAGGCTCTCAGAGGGACGAGCCTCTGGGCACAGAGAAGCCTGCTGTGCCAGAAATACAGGGGACCCAGAGGCAGCCACAGGCACCCAGGGTTGGCAGAGTTTGGCAGCACTGCCAGCTCAGAGAACTAGGGGGTTGACTACCTTCTCGATTTCACAACCAACGAGGCGGCATTGAAATCGGATCCCTGGTTTCTGCAGCCAAGTAGAGAGAAACCCCGGCTGCTTCCCACCATGCTAGCAGCCCACCACCTGCCAGGAAGGTGGGGGCGTGGCAGAGGGGGCGGCCACCATCTCCGCCATGGATCCGCTGACCTCTGTGTGAGCCTCAGGCCTGGCTGGCTCCTGCAGCCCACAGCCAGCACACAATCCCCTACGACCACAgaaaccaccactgcctgttccCTCCTCCCCACTTGCTTCCATGTGCCAGGAGAGAAGCTCCCAGGGACCCCAGCACCGGAAACCGGAAACTGCAGCTTTCCTGTCCTCTAATGAAGATCATGGCCACCCTGTCGCCCCCAGTATCCCCCCAAGGGGGCTCTGCCTCTAATCCCCCAGTCCCTGGGTTGTTCACATGTCGGATGGGGATGCTTTCAATTTCCCTTTCCTGGTGGGTGGAAGATCCCGGCTGTGTGGGCACAGATGAGGAATGGCAGGCATTCCCCACCAGGCCGGCTGCTCCCAGCCCACCTCCCCCCCCGCCCGGGCCCCccccgccattatacactgtacaaagcaaagaggttcccgattaaactgtgtttgaagaagattcctcggtgtggcgtctttctNNNNNNNNNNNNNNNNNNNNNNNNNNNNNNNNNNNNNNTctttccctccccactctctcctCACCCCACgctttccctccctggggagcaagcTTGGTGTTGAACCCTATGCCAGGCAAGAAATGGGTACCTCCTAAGTTGAGCTCCCTGAAGCCCTAGTGccgacctaggcccaccccaatcCCCATCTTTGAAGATCAATGTGAATTAGTCCTAGGCATTTACAGACTGGGAGCTCAGGCAAGTAAGCCCAGGGTATGTGTGCTGCCGTATTGAGCAGGGGCAGTTTCCCAGCCACCCCCCACTGACCCAAGTATGTCCAATTCCTTGGTGTGGCAGAGTCAGTCCCTTGAAGCAGGGTTAGTTGAACTGAGTGTGTTTGAGGATGCCAGGAAATAGAATATGGCTGAGACTAGCAGAGGACCCGGCTTCTCCGCCATGTGTCTTTAGAGCAGACCAGTAGAAATATGTTTTGTGCCTTGAGGAGAGCTGGGCCCATGTGTGATCATTGCCAAGAGACAAGCAGGAATCCTGTGAGGTCCCATGAGCATATCTGGGAAAGGTCCCTCCCTGCACAGGGAATCAGCCTGTACCTGTCTTCACCTTCTGCACCAGCACCCTAGTTAGTCCACATCTAGAGTGGATCCTGCTGTCCAGTAACCGGCAAGAGCTATCCTAGCCTGAAAAGTAAAAAATGTGAAAGTGAGGCTTGGTGGGACAGTGAGCAGGAATTCTGCCCTCCATCCCCTTAAGCTAGGCACTCTTCCTATGAGTGACATTAATAACCTCATCAGAGGAAAAGAACCTGACACCTGTCCCTTGTCTCAGGGACTCACAGTCCTAGGTCCAAAGCGACCCAGACTTTCCTTTGTTGGTGACACATGGACAATAGCCTGAGCTACTAATCAGCTCAGGTTCTCAGTCAAAGTTTGATTGAGAAGTACTGCTGTTGGAAATAGATCTGAGGAAGACATGCAAGTCACCAAAGAGCCAGGAGCCAAGAGCAGGGCAGCAGTTGGACCTGCAGAGGGTGGAGGTCTTGATTCCCGTGGGCTTCTAGGGAGGAATCCATGCTATTAAGTAATGGTGTATGGACACCACACAGCCCTGCTCTGTGGTAGCCTTGGTCTCCCAGATCTGAACTTTGACCTCCACTTGCAATGTGTGTCCTTCATGAACTGGCCAAATCATGAAGTATTAGTATTAGTTTTCCTGGTAGGTGTGACTTGGTCTTGAAGAGGACAGCCATGGAAAGGGACTGGCTATGGACTACTGTCCAAGTTGTGCAGAGACTAGCATGTATCCAGGGCTGCACGACCGACGAGCATTGCACCAAGGCCATTTCACACCTGCAGGATGTCCTTCACACATTGCTTTGTTTCTTGTGATGCCCACCCGCTGCCCCCAGAGGCAAGTTCAGTGAGCAAAGAGATTGTGTGGCCTGGGCAGGAAAGTACTCCACCTCTGCTCCTGTCTGTCCCTCATTCTTACCCTGTCTCTGACCCTGGCCCTGGGGCCACCCAAGCAGCAGGCTGCTTCTGACAACTGGATCAGGCTGCTGGGGTGCTTTGTTCTCTTGGGCTAGAGGGAGGGGCAGGGTGGTAGGTTCTCAGGCCCAGGGCACCTGTTCCCTTGAGCCACACACTGCCCAGCTGCCCAGGAAGGGAGAGGGGCTCAGGAGCAGCTGAAAGGCCAGACACAGCTGCCTTGACCTAGGCGATGTGACTGGCTCCTCTCAGTGGGACCTGGTGGTGCCTGGTCCCCACATCCATGCTGCACAGAGCCCTGTGGGTTCACATCTTCTCACTGTTAAAACACCACATCAAGTCTTAGTTTGATTACTTTACCTTAGAAGGCCTTACTTACAGAAGCTGCAGCTTCAGAGAAATTGTGATAGCCGTGGCTCATTGGTGTTTTGAGGAAAATGAGCCTGCTTAAAAGGTTAAGTCACAGGAACTGGTTTCAATGGCCTTTGACAAAGCCCTTTGTTTCACTGTGATCTTCTCCCTGAGTCTGTTGCTTGTGCGGGACACCCTGATGCCTGGCCAGGTTTATATTCTCTGTTCTCTAGCAGGAGTATTCATTACTGTCACCTGTGTGTCCCTCAATTGAGGTTTTAAGTACTGAATTCATGATCACGTCCTGTGAGAAGCAGAGGTTGGGAATAGTACCTCCTGTGGGGTCGGAACCCGCCCTAAGCATTCACAGGTTCTCTCAACTCTGGCCTTAGCCACTGACTGAGGTCCCAGTGAGAAGACCCCCACCCCTCTGACTTCTGTTTGCCTGCTTTGTCACCCTCTCTGGGCTCTTCCTGGATAAAAAGTCCCAGGTACCAACTGTGTCTCTCCACCTGAGTAACCAGAGGCATTAAGTCTCTTGGTTGCTTGTTCATATCATACCAGGCTATCAGAGCTCCTGGCTGGTACAGTGGGCACCTTGTGGTGGTAGTAAGCCTCGTACAGAGCCCAGGTCATCCACAGTCCCTCGAGGGTTTGCATACCCCATTTTCTCACTTGCAGGGTTGCCTCTCCTCCAGCCTTCATCTGTATCAAGAAGAATGTTTACTCTCACCTGAGCCCCCCAAAAGTGGCTCTCTCCTGGGCCTGTCCAAGATAAAATGGCCCTTCATGGGGGAAAGGTGGCCCTAGTGATGATAGTTATGCTCAAATGCCAAGACATTTGAAGTTCAGCCCTCTCTGAATGGCCAGTCTTCTGAGTGGTCACACCATGCTCCTTTTCAGTCATGTTGGGTAGGAGGGGCCAGGGTTGTCTTCCTAAAATGTGGTTTTCCCCTTTGTTCTTTTAGTGGGAGAACCATAGCATGTGTGTTTCTCCTCAGTGTGAAGGAACCCTCAGCCAGCTTCTCATTCTTTTGTCTCCTATCAGTGGCACTGTGATGTGTTAGGAAAGATGCTGGCAAGCTTGGACACTCATGGTCCTTTCTGGGTTGTCACTACCTGGTTGTGGCCTTggctgccctttttttttttttttttgtttctttgttttttagtatATTCAGGGGTAACCCAGCCCTGCCATTGTCTGTGATGGGGCTTAGGCTGTGTAGGGAGACAGCGACAGGACATGGAGCATTTTCGTTCACAGCCCACCATTGGGGTCTAGGGACAGTCCTCAGTGCTGTCTGCTGCTCCCCATGTCATCCTACCAACCCAAGAAGTCCCATGGCTTCAGAGCCCTTATGgatctggcacatagtaggtgtgTCATCCATATTTTTGAGTAAGTGGTGACTGTCAGATACACCCCCACATGACAAGTCTGTTTCCAACCAGGCTGTGCCCAACAGGTTTGGCAGTGTATTCCCGAGCCTCAACATGGCAGTGAAACGGCGGGAGCAGGCCTTGCAAGACTACAGGAGGCTGCAGGCCAAGGTGGAGAAGTACgaggaaaaggagaagactgGCCCAGTGCTGGCCAAGCTCCACCAGGTACAAAGGGAGAAGGCAGGAGGGGAACACCAGAAGCCATAGGGTAAACAACAGCCAttgcccctcccccctccccccccccccccccccccgcaggcCCTCACTTGGGGACCAGCAGACCCAGGACACTAGCTATTCCCACACCCTCCCCACACCGGGATCTTGTTCCCCAGGCCCGAGAAGAGCTGCGGCCTGTACGGGAAGACTTTGAGGCCAAGAACAAACAACTCTTGGACGAGATGCCACGGTTCTATGGCAGCCGACTTGACTACTTCCAGCCCAGCTTTGAGTCCCTGATCCGGGCACAGGTGAGGAGAGGCTCTCCCCTTGGGAAATAATCTTTGTAGGAATGCAGACAGCAGCACCTCCGGGCCCCAGGCACTATGAGAATTCATGTAAGTGCCCCAGTCAGCCCTGGTACCCAGCATTGATATTGTGCTGGAATTTCTCTTGGGCATCCTCCATTGCCAAATCCACTGAAGTCCAGCCCTGTGATAGACAAGGTTCCTTTTTGTTTAACCCTTTACCCCTTGAGTTCTTCCTACATTCAAGCAGTCACAGCCCAGGCTGCATCTTTAACCTCCACTTTAGCTGGGCAGGTCTCTTGCAGAGGTGGTTGGGAGGCCAGTAGAGTGAATGCCTGAGGACCCAACACGGGACTTGCATTAGCAGGAGTCCTCAGGAGCCCTAACTGAGCTTCCTAGGGAGGGGTCCTGGACCCGCTCTGAGATGCTGGCCATGAGGTATAATGCTCCCCCTAGTGGAAAGACAGTGAAGTGCAGGCTGGTATGAGCGTGGCAGCCAGAGTGTAGGGCATAGGCCAGAGCCCAGTGTCTGCTGCCACTGGGGTGGAGGGCCCAAGTGGGATGGTACACAGCTCTTGCCCTTCCCTCCCCATTCATCTTCAGGCACATTTTAGCTAGGATTGTTCTCCCTATTGGCAAGGTGGGAGAGGCAGTGGTACTGGAGCCAGGAGCAGATCTTCTCCACATGGACTCCCTGCAACTGATCACAGGTGCTGGCTTCCATTTAGGACCCCAACACTAATTGGTTCCCAAGCTGAAGGTTTCCTGTCCCCAAGCTCTGCCTGCCCTGCTTGTCTTTCCTGGGCCTCTGGTGCCCTCCAGTGGGCATTATTTCCTTGTTGCTTCCTGAGTCACAAATGCCCTAAGAGAAACCTGATCCACACTTCCCATCCTTCAGCTTTGGATGACACCCAAAGCCATGGGCTAGAATGCTTGACATCGAGAACCCCAGGCAAGGTTTGTACTGGAACCTAAGACTTGTTAATGGTCCATGTTTTCAGTCTGGTGCTCTCTAGGGAGTGAGACTGAGGCAGCAAAAGGGGGAAGGTGTTCTACTGCTGTCCTGGCAGGCCAGGCCAGGGCCGCCTTCCAGCTGTTGCTCCCTTTGTTTGGATAAGGAGTGAATTTAGAGGGGACATGTTAGCCTGCCCTCTTTTGCCATGATACCTGCTTCTGTTTGCAGTGACCTGTGTCCACCATCCCCACCCCAGAGCCATAGAAGAAGCTAAGGGTGCCCAAGCAATGGGGTACCCTGTAACCAAGCAGCAGGGTATCCAGGGTTGTTTACCACCTTCCCTGTGCCAGCATCCTCCTCAcccggctgctgctgctgctgctgctgctattagTCACTAGAGAAGTGAGCATCCTGGTGACTCACCAAGCAGCATGGCCCAGGCAAGAAATTGGGGGCCCCCAGCACTTGGCCCAGTGGAACCCAGCTGCGGTTTTTGGAGAGACTTCCTATAACACCACTTCCCACTGGCCTTGCTGCACAACCACCCTCCCGGTCACCATCTTCCAGTTTCTCAGAAGGAAAATTCTGGAGACAGTCTAAAATTTGAGGTGCTTGAAGAATAGGATGTGGAACACTTTGATGAGTGAGCACTATCATGTCAGgaagtggaaactgaggcagaaatggcctctgacctctgtagaAGTCATTATCTACCATCTGGAGAAACTCCTCCACTCTTGGACCTGCTTCCAACCGCTCACCCTGTCACTCACACCCCATCACTGGTGCTTTTCATCTAGGCAGCTTAACCTGGATGTGATAATGAGCAAAAGTGGGAAGGGTGGAGTCTGGGAAGCTATCACCTACCTTGAGTTGACTTCTAGAATCATCTCTCAAAACTTGGGGAACCAATGTCTGCCATGTTCTTTttccatgaccaaaagccactGGCTCCTCCCAGCTTAGGAAAGCAGTAAACCCAGGCCTGCCCTTGGCCACTAAATGCACAGTCCCCTTTTCATATTAGCTGTTTTGGGGAGCCAGGTTTTTAAAGGGCAGCACTTTCTTCACAACCCCATCCCCCAAGGAACTACTGACTCCCTACTACAAACTTTTCTCTATAGTAGATGTTTTCCAAAGCCTCAGCTCTGGTTCACCCATCCCTAGGCTGCCAGGTAATAGGGTGAGATCTGAGAGGTGGTGATGGGGCAAATGAGAACCCCCATTCCCACCTCCTTCATCAAGAAGCAACCCATAGACTCAGAACCCAACCTTGCTTGCACTTACTGGCTGCTTCACTGAGTGGGTGCTGTGtggaactgaaatccagttcCTGCCTACAATTCTTGCTTCCTGTCCCCTCAGGTTGTATACTTCTCAGAAATGCATAAGATCTTTGGAGACCTCACCCAGCAGCTTGACCAGCCAGGCCACTCAGATGAGCAGCGAGAGCGGGAAAACGAGGCCAAACTAAGTGAGCTCCGAGCCCTCTCCATTGTGGCTGATGACTGAGCCCCTGTCCCTCAGGAGTCCTCAGACTCCTTGGGATACAGATGACACCTCTATAGTCTTTGCTCTTAGCAGGCATGGATTCATGGGCCTCCCAGTGGCCTGCCAGTTGGGGACAGGTGGCCACTATTCTACCTTGCCAGTCCTCTGACTTAAATGTCTCCATTTCCTTGAGCCTGATACTGGGATCCTTACAGGCTGTTGTTTCCCCTGCCCAATGCTAATAAGCAATGTAGAAAAACCCCAGGGGCCTTTTTACTCCCAGAACCGTCCAGAGTGCACTATAGTGTCTGGCCAGCAGGAGCCTCAGCCTATAGAAGGAGCTGGACTTCCTGTGGCTCTTGGGGGGGCCTTAGCTCTGACTACCTCCAGAGGGCTACTCTAGGGAacccaccctccctctcccctcatgaCTCTTCAGACTGTTGGGTGAGACACGgtaccctggggagcagaactcGGGTCCCTCTGCTGCGGTGGGCCCCTCATGCCAACACGACCAAAGCTGGTCCCCTGCAGTTCCAGCTAGGGACAAGCCCCGGGTATTTCACTTTCCCTAGTAAATGGACTCTGTTCCTAGCTCTCCACTGTACAGAATGTCACACGTTGATCCACAGGCCTCTTATGTCTCACCTGTGTTgttggaattttattttcaagtaaagTTTCCAGTAAAACAGTGTGCTGTAACTGATATGATGGAAGAGTCGCCACAGCTTTGCCAGAGCCTTGCCAACTTGGCAGAGGGCCTTCACTCAATCACAACTTGTGGCAGctcactgcctgcctgccttctagAGCCTTCTGGAGCCTTCTGGAAAGTGCTGAGGATTGGCAACCAGGGAGAGCACAGGCAGCTTGGAAAAAGAGAGCTACAAGGACacacttggtttgttttttgactttggtttatttaaaaaacaaaaagccaaaaaaaaaaaaaaaccaacaaacaaacaactttatATACAAAATCAAACTGAAACCACGGATTATGGAAAGAGGCAAGAATTATGGGAAACGGAAGAGGGCTGGGCCAGAGCCAATACCACATTCTGAACACAAGAGCTAGAGAAAGAAGTGCTGGTTCTTCTGGCAAGTTGGGGGTGGCTGGAACACAGTGTTCTATTGGCAACCTTGACCCAACACCAAGTGCTTCCTACCATGGGCTCCACCACCTAACGGATACTGGAGCCTACAGGACTCGTGCCGTCTAGAAGGACATTCTTGGCTGTGCCAGGCTCTACACCCGTTCCTTGCATTTGTTGGCATCAGACCTTATTCTGGGCTGGAAAAGCCTTTTCCTCCCGTCTTGCTCTAAAATGGACGAGGACAGGAGACAGCACAAGACTACAAGGGCCCTAGGAGAAATTTCCAAGGTTGAGGGCAAAATGACATTCTAGGGGTGCAAAAGATGTTGTATTTAGTTGTagctggaactggggttacacaTCCATCCACATAGCACAAACCCCATTCTGATAGCTTGATCACCCCTGCAGAGGCCAAGCACAGAACTCAGCCACCTCTGCTGTGGCTCCCAGGCCCTGCTCCAGCTGCTTTCTGGTACCAAAAAGGCTCTAATGTCATCAGGCTCCATCGCAGACCTCACTAGACAGCCACTCAGTTGCTAGGTGCTGGCTCCTCTTTCTCTACCCAGCTGTCAGCCTGTGTGAGCACATGGAACAACAGTGAGGATGAGGCTTCTCCCCACATCCTGCCAGTAGAGTACAGAGCACAGGGAGCTAGAGGCTCCTAACATTGCAGTGGATGGAGGGCCAGCATAGCAAGGAAGGGCCAGCTACCTCCCAGGCCTCTCCACACAGAAGCCGGGTCTGCTCTGAACCAAAAGGAACTATGGCAACCATTTAGCCATCCTACCTTTTCAACCATCCGCTGCATCT
The Cricetulus griseus strain 17A/GY chromosome 1 unlocalized genomic scaffold, alternate assembly CriGri-PICRH-1.0 chr1_1, whole genome shotgun sequence genome window above contains:
- the Bin3 gene encoding bridging integrator 3 isoform X7, whose translation is MTGKLAEKLPVTMSSLLNQLPDNLYPEEIPSALNLFSGSSDSVAHYNQMATGFRLRSGSPRNRLFPKLWRETLRGSMESCSSECQTPEGLEEQTKRLQKDMKKSTDADLAMSKSAVKISLDLLSNPLCEQDQDFLNMVTALDTAMKRMDAFNQEKVNQIQKTVIEPLKKFGSVFPSLNMAVKRREQALQDYRRLQAKVEKYEEKEKTGPVLAKLHQAREELRPVREDFEAKNKQLLDEMPRFYGSRLDYFQPSFESLIRAQVVYFSEMHKIFGDLTQQLDQPGHSDEQRERENEAKLSELRALSIVADD
- the Bin3 gene encoding bridging integrator 3 isoform X3; translation: MESCSSECQTPEGLEEQTKRLQKDMKKSTDADLAMSKSAVKISLDLLSNPLCEQDQDFLNMVTALDTAMKRMDAFNQEKVNQIQKTVIEPLKKFGSVFPSLNMAVKRREQALQDYRRLQAKVEKYEEKEKTGPVLAKLHQAREELRPVREDFEAKNKQLLDEMPRFYGSRLDYFQPSFESLIRAQVVYFSEMHKIFGDLTQQLDQPGHSDEQRERENEAKLSELRALSIVADD
- the Bin3 gene encoding bridging integrator 3 isoform X4, encoding MKKSTDADLAMSKSAVKISLDLLSNPLCEQDQDFLNMVTALDTAMKRMDAFNQEKVNQIQKTVIEPLKKFGSVFPSLNMAVKRREQALQDYRRLQAKVEKYEEKEKTGPVLAKLHQAREELRPVREDFEAKNKQLLDEMPRFYGSRLDYFQPSFESLIRAQVVYFSEMHKIFGDLTQQLDQPGHSDEQRERENEAKLSELRALSIVADD
- the Bin3 gene encoding bridging integrator 3 isoform X2, with the protein product MSWWRETLRGSMESCSSECQTPEGLEEQTKRLQKDMKKSTDADLAMSKSAVKISLDLLSNPLCEQDQDFLNMVTALDTAMKRMDAFNQEKVNQIQKTVIEPLKKFGSVFPSLNMAVKRREQALQDYRRLQAKVEKYEEKEKTGPVLAKLHQAREELRPVREDFEAKNKQLLDEMPRFYGSRLDYFQPSFESLIRAQVVYFSEMHKIFGDLTQQLDQPGHSDEQRERENEAKLSELRALSIVADD
- the Bin3 gene encoding bridging integrator 3 isoform X1, translated to MSWIPFKIGQPKKQIVPKTVERDFEREYGKLQQLEEQTKRLQKDMKKSTDADLAMSKSAVKISLDLLSNPLCEQDQDFLNMVTALDTAMKRMDAFNQEKVNQIQKTVIEPLKKFGSVFPSLNMAVKRREQALQDYRRLQAKVEKYEEKEKTGPVLAKLHQAREELRPVREDFEAKNKQLLDEMPRFYGSRLDYFQPSFESLIRAQVVYFSEMHKIFGDLTQQLDQPGHSDEQRERENEAKLSELRALSIVADD